A window from Culex pipiens pallens isolate TS chromosome 3, TS_CPP_V2, whole genome shotgun sequence encodes these proteins:
- the LOC120419986 gene encoding uncharacterized protein LOC120419986, which translates to MSDPMKGPCFNMRGTVINGFRQFICYADDIGIVDRTFEEAARKYTELKRETAKVGLRVNVAKTAYLLAGETESLSIGPSVTIDGDEFEIVEEFVYLGSLVTSDNNRSRGIWRRSITGSRVYYGLHKTLRSGTLFRRTKCTLYETLIRPVVLYGHETWMMLEEELQALETINPVKLVFTSEPVGTRRRGATRKWLNQVEKCLESVGNWRDAAQIRVRWQRIWRQLMTRKDDW; encoded by the exons ATGTCCGACCCGATGAAGGGGCCGtgcttcaacatgcggggcacggTCATCAACGGATTCAGGCAATTCATCTGCTATGCTGACGACATAGGCATTGTCGACAGAACGTTCGAGGAGGCGGCTAGGaagtacaccgaattgaagcgggaaacGGCAAAGGTTGGATTGAgggtgaatgtggcgaagacggcgtatctgctggcaggagaaACCGAGTCTCTTagcataggaccgagcgtgacgatcgacggggACGAGTTCGAGATCGTGGaagagtttgtgtacctcggatcgttggtgacgtcggacaacaaccGCAGCAGAGGAATTTGGAGGCGCagcatcaccggtagtcgtgtctactatggactccacaagaccttaAGGTCTGGTACCCTTTtccggcgtacaaagtgtaccTTGTACGAAACGTTGATAAGACCGGTcgttctctacgggcacgagacgtggatgATGCTCGAAGAGGAgctgcaagcgcttgaa ACAATCAATCCGGTAAAGTTGGTGTTTACttcggagccggttggaacgcggcggaggggcgCAACGCGCAAGTGGTTGAACCAAGTGGAGAAATGTCTGGAAAGTGTGGGGAATTGGAGAGATGCAGCCCAGATCCGAGTTAGATGGCAACgaatctggagacagctcatgacccggaagGACGACTGGTAG
- the LOC120419984 gene encoding SANT and BTB domain regulator of class switch recombination isoform X2, which yields MTDHHHPDHPDRGDSISIKKNPPPFDYNQLARNELVNATVRPAENASPARQQGKKDDAQKKSFKKKSLSHGKAPPAAKPVATKQPESAVDVPKRNLDALLNEKLDEVLNEGILDSVLPFICPVNPPSSSSGYGKSIGTKPVVPIGMTKSIGSGGEASSPDAGGQSAGSSAKKTSLSAVGDVSQNFLIASSTSKIGARRKSSFSQLAIPDSRAEPEVIIHVCDEVKGTSRDFSCPQKLLISKMGYFADVTAGQRLEDMDISVHCDLQIFEWLMKWVKKDSMSQDEWPALDPSNVVPILVSASFLQMEPLLLDCLSFCHARLNEVVKASANLACLNDSIITRLAAMFTNLELEMVKDKKDRIAPRLWTKLIQSLCEIEPQALRGHYATLVGMFRCLRCAKYLTQTVSTFIHCVPQNIRLNRWGQLISSHVKDPAWNLTSYVASLHKELRSWRKVYWRLWGHCHFLYCAICDTHFAVYQMLWCQYHPEQPQFLGPAAEGRVTGPAGRYPCCGKQAYRYETLPGPTGCQYREHTVQADTDRDRAILQLAIHASEGGCLYETAPFKPPSTANQEPWWNGIGILPHRSRQGLLPSFHVDGDPHPSRANRKFIPRQMSQSVAESDTESDSEDADKSGTILSRSSSSSSDGGESEYSSPRSFRPKNAKCKPKMSYGRHWAGEMSARSNQDNQREFEERAMKQIISMVGKKTGGEQNQQYATYQQGGIFVKLEADWRESMKQKNLASVKAKPNAFK from the exons ATGACCGACCACCACCATCCAGATCACCCGGACCGCGGCGATTCGATTTCGAT CAAGAAGAACCCTCCGCCGTTCGATTACAACCAGCTGGCCCGGAACGAGCTGGTCAATGCGACGGTGCGACCGGCCGAGAATGCTTCACCCGCTAGGCAACAAGGCAAAAAAGATGACGCTCAAAAAAAGTCCTTCAAAAAGAAGTCCCTGTCGCACGGGAAGGCCCCGCCCGCGGCTAAACCGGTGGCCACCAAGCAGCCGGAAAGTGCCGTCGACGTGCCGAAGCGAAACCTGGACGCGTTGCTGAACGAAAAGCTGGACGAAGTGTTGAACGAGGGCATCCTGGACTCGGTGCTGCCGTTCATCTGTCCGGTCAACCCGCCAAGCTCGTCCAGTGGTTACGGGAAAAGCATCGGCACCAAGCCGGTCGTCCCGATCGGGATGACCAAATCGATTGGCAGTGGTGGCGAGGCTAGCTCACCGGATGCCGGGGGGCAGAGCGCGGGAAGTAGCGCGAAAAAGACAAGCCTGTCGGCCGTTGGGGACGTGTCGCAGAACTTTCTGATCGCCAGCAGCACCAGCAAGATTGGGGCACGCAGGAAGTCGTCGTTTTCCCAGCTGGCAATTCCGGATAGCAGGGCGGA GCCGGAAGTGATCATCCACGTGTGCGACGAGGTGAAGGGAACGTCGCGGGATTTTTCCTGTCCCCAGAAGCTGTTGATTTCGAAAATGGGTTACTTTGCGGATGTGACCGCTGGTCAGCGGCTCGAGGACATGGACATTTCGGTGCACTGCGACCTGCAGATTTTTGAGTGGCTCATGAAGTGGGTCAAGAAGGATTCCATGTCCCAGGACGAGTGGCCCGCGCTGGATCCGTCGAACGTGGTTCCGATTCTGGTGTCCGCTAGCTTTCTGCAAATGGAGCCGCTCCTGTTGGACTGTTTGTCCTTTTGCCACGCGCGTTTGAACGAGGTCGTTAAGGCATCCGCAAATCTGGCCTGCCTCAACGACAGCATCATCACTCGACTGGCGGCGATGTTCACCAATCTCGAGTTGGAAATGGTTAAAGACAAAAAGGACCGCATCGCGCCTCGGCTTTGGACAAAGTTGATCCAAAGTCTGTGCGAAATTGAGCCGCAGGCGCTGCGAGGCCATTACGCCACGCTGGTCGGTATGTTCCGGTGCCTTCGATGTGCCAAATACCTCACGCAAACCGTTAGCACGTTCATACACTGCGTGCCGCAGAATATTCGTTTGAACCGGTGGGGACAGCTGATTAGCTCGCACGTCAAGGATCCCGCCTGGAACCTGACCAGCTACGTGGCCAGCCTGCACAAAGAGTTGCGTTCGTGGCGAAAGGTCTACTGGCGGCTCTGGGGACACTGTCACTTTCTGTACTGCGCCATTTGCGACACGCACTTTGCGGTTTATCAGATGCTGTGGTGCCAGTATCATCCAGAGCAGCCGCAGTTTTTGGGACCGGCGGCGGAAGGACGCGTCACGGGACCGGCCGGACGTTATCCATGCTGCGGAAAGCAAGCCTACCGCTACGAGACACTACCAGGACCAACG GGTTGTCAGTACCGGGAGCACACCGTGCAAGCGGACACCGATCGCGACAGGGCTATTCTGCAGCTTGCCATCCACGCCTCCGAGGGTGGTTGCCTGTACGAAACGGCTCCGTTCAAGCCACCGAGCACAGCGAACCAAGAACCGTGGTGGAACGGCATTGGGATATTGCCACACCGCTCGAGACAGGGTTTGCTGCCGTCGTTCCACGTGGACGGCGATCCCCACCCGAGTCGTGCCAACCGAAAGTTCATCCCCCGTCAGATGTCGCAGTCGGTGGCCGAGTCTGACACGGAGTCGGACTCGGAAGATGCGGACAAATCCGGTACGATCCTGAGCCGTTCGTCGAGTAGCAGCAGCGATGGCGGTGAATCCGAGTACAGCAGTCCCCGCTCGTTTCGGCCCAAGAACGCCAAGTGCAAGCCGAAGATGTCCTACGGGAGGCACTGGGCCGGGGAAATGAGCGCTCGGAGCAACCAGGATAATCAGCGCGAGTTTGAGGAGCGCGCCATGAAGCAGATCATCTCGATGGTTGGGAAAAAGACGGGCGGCGAGCAAAACCAGCAGTACGCGACCTACCAGCAGGGCGGAATCTTCGTGAAGCTTGAAGCGGACTGGCGCGAGTCGATGAAGCAGAAAAATCTGGCCAGCGTCAAGGCCAAGCCGAACGCCTTCAAATGA
- the LOC120419984 gene encoding SANT and BTB domain regulator of class switch recombination isoform X1: MTDHHHPDHPDRGDSISISKKNPPPFDYNQLARNELVNATVRPAENASPARQQGKKDDAQKKSFKKKSLSHGKAPPAAKPVATKQPESAVDVPKRNLDALLNEKLDEVLNEGILDSVLPFICPVNPPSSSSGYGKSIGTKPVVPIGMTKSIGSGGEASSPDAGGQSAGSSAKKTSLSAVGDVSQNFLIASSTSKIGARRKSSFSQLAIPDSRAEPEVIIHVCDEVKGTSRDFSCPQKLLISKMGYFADVTAGQRLEDMDISVHCDLQIFEWLMKWVKKDSMSQDEWPALDPSNVVPILVSASFLQMEPLLLDCLSFCHARLNEVVKASANLACLNDSIITRLAAMFTNLELEMVKDKKDRIAPRLWTKLIQSLCEIEPQALRGHYATLVGMFRCLRCAKYLTQTVSTFIHCVPQNIRLNRWGQLISSHVKDPAWNLTSYVASLHKELRSWRKVYWRLWGHCHFLYCAICDTHFAVYQMLWCQYHPEQPQFLGPAAEGRVTGPAGRYPCCGKQAYRYETLPGPTGCQYREHTVQADTDRDRAILQLAIHASEGGCLYETAPFKPPSTANQEPWWNGIGILPHRSRQGLLPSFHVDGDPHPSRANRKFIPRQMSQSVAESDTESDSEDADKSGTILSRSSSSSSDGGESEYSSPRSFRPKNAKCKPKMSYGRHWAGEMSARSNQDNQREFEERAMKQIISMVGKKTGGEQNQQYATYQQGGIFVKLEADWRESMKQKNLASVKAKPNAFK; encoded by the exons ATGACCGACCACCACCATCCAGATCACCCGGACCGCGGCGATTCGATTTCGAT TAGCAAGAAGAACCCTCCGCCGTTCGATTACAACCAGCTGGCCCGGAACGAGCTGGTCAATGCGACGGTGCGACCGGCCGAGAATGCTTCACCCGCTAGGCAACAAGGCAAAAAAGATGACGCTCAAAAAAAGTCCTTCAAAAAGAAGTCCCTGTCGCACGGGAAGGCCCCGCCCGCGGCTAAACCGGTGGCCACCAAGCAGCCGGAAAGTGCCGTCGACGTGCCGAAGCGAAACCTGGACGCGTTGCTGAACGAAAAGCTGGACGAAGTGTTGAACGAGGGCATCCTGGACTCGGTGCTGCCGTTCATCTGTCCGGTCAACCCGCCAAGCTCGTCCAGTGGTTACGGGAAAAGCATCGGCACCAAGCCGGTCGTCCCGATCGGGATGACCAAATCGATTGGCAGTGGTGGCGAGGCTAGCTCACCGGATGCCGGGGGGCAGAGCGCGGGAAGTAGCGCGAAAAAGACAAGCCTGTCGGCCGTTGGGGACGTGTCGCAGAACTTTCTGATCGCCAGCAGCACCAGCAAGATTGGGGCACGCAGGAAGTCGTCGTTTTCCCAGCTGGCAATTCCGGATAGCAGGGCGGA GCCGGAAGTGATCATCCACGTGTGCGACGAGGTGAAGGGAACGTCGCGGGATTTTTCCTGTCCCCAGAAGCTGTTGATTTCGAAAATGGGTTACTTTGCGGATGTGACCGCTGGTCAGCGGCTCGAGGACATGGACATTTCGGTGCACTGCGACCTGCAGATTTTTGAGTGGCTCATGAAGTGGGTCAAGAAGGATTCCATGTCCCAGGACGAGTGGCCCGCGCTGGATCCGTCGAACGTGGTTCCGATTCTGGTGTCCGCTAGCTTTCTGCAAATGGAGCCGCTCCTGTTGGACTGTTTGTCCTTTTGCCACGCGCGTTTGAACGAGGTCGTTAAGGCATCCGCAAATCTGGCCTGCCTCAACGACAGCATCATCACTCGACTGGCGGCGATGTTCACCAATCTCGAGTTGGAAATGGTTAAAGACAAAAAGGACCGCATCGCGCCTCGGCTTTGGACAAAGTTGATCCAAAGTCTGTGCGAAATTGAGCCGCAGGCGCTGCGAGGCCATTACGCCACGCTGGTCGGTATGTTCCGGTGCCTTCGATGTGCCAAATACCTCACGCAAACCGTTAGCACGTTCATACACTGCGTGCCGCAGAATATTCGTTTGAACCGGTGGGGACAGCTGATTAGCTCGCACGTCAAGGATCCCGCCTGGAACCTGACCAGCTACGTGGCCAGCCTGCACAAAGAGTTGCGTTCGTGGCGAAAGGTCTACTGGCGGCTCTGGGGACACTGTCACTTTCTGTACTGCGCCATTTGCGACACGCACTTTGCGGTTTATCAGATGCTGTGGTGCCAGTATCATCCAGAGCAGCCGCAGTTTTTGGGACCGGCGGCGGAAGGACGCGTCACGGGACCGGCCGGACGTTATCCATGCTGCGGAAAGCAAGCCTACCGCTACGAGACACTACCAGGACCAACG GGTTGTCAGTACCGGGAGCACACCGTGCAAGCGGACACCGATCGCGACAGGGCTATTCTGCAGCTTGCCATCCACGCCTCCGAGGGTGGTTGCCTGTACGAAACGGCTCCGTTCAAGCCACCGAGCACAGCGAACCAAGAACCGTGGTGGAACGGCATTGGGATATTGCCACACCGCTCGAGACAGGGTTTGCTGCCGTCGTTCCACGTGGACGGCGATCCCCACCCGAGTCGTGCCAACCGAAAGTTCATCCCCCGTCAGATGTCGCAGTCGGTGGCCGAGTCTGACACGGAGTCGGACTCGGAAGATGCGGACAAATCCGGTACGATCCTGAGCCGTTCGTCGAGTAGCAGCAGCGATGGCGGTGAATCCGAGTACAGCAGTCCCCGCTCGTTTCGGCCCAAGAACGCCAAGTGCAAGCCGAAGATGTCCTACGGGAGGCACTGGGCCGGGGAAATGAGCGCTCGGAGCAACCAGGATAATCAGCGCGAGTTTGAGGAGCGCGCCATGAAGCAGATCATCTCGATGGTTGGGAAAAAGACGGGCGGCGAGCAAAACCAGCAGTACGCGACCTACCAGCAGGGCGGAATCTTCGTGAAGCTTGAAGCGGACTGGCGCGAGTCGATGAAGCAGAAAAATCTGGCCAGCGTCAAGGCCAAGCCGAACGCCTTCAAATGA